Sequence from the Agrococcus sp. SL85 genome:
CGTGCTCGCGAAGATCGACGCCGACGCCAACCCGCAGCTCGTGCAGGCGTTCCAGGCGCAGTCGATCCCGACGGTCGCCGCCGTCATCGGCGGCCGCCCCGTGCCGCTGTTCACGGAGGCGATCCCGGAGGAGCAGGTGCGCGACGTGCTCGAGCAGGTGCTCGCCTTCGCCGAGCAGCAGGGCGTGACGGGCCGCGTGCCGGTGGAGGGCGCAGCGGCGCCCGCCGAGCCCGAGCCGGACCCCGTGCCGCCGCTGCACCAGGAGGCGTACGACGCGCTCGAGGCCGGCGACCTGCCGACGGCGATCGCCGCCTTCGAGAAGGCGATCGCGCAGAACCCGCGCGACGCGGAGGCGATCGCGGGCCTCGCGCAGGTGCGCCTGCTCGAGCGCCTGCAGGGCAAGGGCGCCGACGAGGTGCGGGCCGCCGCGGGCGGCGCGCCCGACGACGTCGCGGCGCAGATGCTCGTCGCCGACCTCGACCTCTCCGGCGGCCATGTCGAGGACGCCTTCCTGCGCCTGCTCGACCTCATGGCGACGCTCGCGGGCGACGCGAAGCAGGACGTGCGGCTGCGCCTGCTCGACCACTTCGAGATCGTGGGCCTCGACGACCCGCGGGTCGCGGCCGCGCGCCGGCGCCTCACGACGCTGCTCTACTGACCGACGCGCGCGAGCATGCGGCGAGGGCCCCGCATCGCGCGGGGCCCTCGCCGCATGCTGTCAGCGCTTCGGCCGCAGGAGCAGGCCGGCGAGCGGCGGCACGGTGATGGTCGCGGACGCGGGACGCCCGTTCCACGCCTCGTCGCTCGCGCGCACCGAGCCGAGGTTGCCCATCCCTGAGCCGCCGAACTCCGTCGCGTCGGAGTTCACGAGCTCCTCCCACTCGCCCGCGAAGGGCAGGCCCAGGCGGTAGCCCTCGATGGGGCGGCCCGAGAAGTTCACGACCGCCGCGATCGGGTCCTCGCCCTCGCCCCAGCGGAGGAACGCGATGAGGTTGTCGGAGGAGTTGCCGCCGTCGATCCACTCGAAGCCGCCGGGCTCGTTGTCGCGCTGCCACAGCGCCTCGTGGTCGCGGTAGACCCGGTTGAGCTGCGCCACGAGGCCCATGAGGCCGCGGTGCATCGGCTGGTCGAGGATCCACCAGTCGAGGCCTCGCGCCTCGCTCCACTCGCTCGGCTGCCCGAACTCCTGGCCCATGAAGAGCAGCTGCTTGCCGGGATGCGCCCACATGAACGTCAGGTAGGCGCGCACGGAGGCGAGCTTCTGCCACTGGTCGCCCGGCATCTTGCCGAGCAGCGAGCCCTTGCCGTGCACGACCTCGTCGTGGCTGATCGGCAGCACGAACTGCTCCGAGAAGGCGTAGAGGAACGAGAACGTGATGTCGTGGTGGTGGTGCGAGCGGTACATCGGGTCGACCGCCATGTACTGGAGCGTGTCGTGCATCCAGCCCATGTTCCACTTCATGCCGAAGCCGAGGCCGTCGGCGTCCGTGGGGCGGGTGACGCCCGGCCAGGAGGTCGACTCCTCGGCGATCATGACGACGCCCGGGTGCCGGCGGTAGACGGTCGCGTTGGTCTCCTGCAGCAGCGCGATGGCCTCGAGGTGCTCGCGGCCGCCGTGGACGTTCGGCAGCCACTCGCCGTCCTTGCGGGAGTAGTCGAGGTAGAGCATCGACGCGACGGCGTCGACGCGCAGGCCGTCGACGTGGAACTCCTCCATCCAGTAGACGGCGTTCGCCACGAGGAAGTTCTTCACCTCCGGGCGGCCGAAGTCGAACACGTGCGTGCCCCAGTCGGGCTGGTCGCCGCGGCGCGGGTCCGGGTGCTCGTAGAGCGCGCGGCCGTCGAAGCGGGCGAGGGCCCACTCGTCCTTCGGGAAGTGGCCGGGCACCCAGTCGACGAGCACGCCGTAGCCGGCGCGGTGGAGGCGGTCGATGAGGTAGCGGAGGTCGTCCGGGTGGCCGAAGCGGCTCGTGGGGGCGTAGTAGCCCGTCACCTGGTAGCCCCACGAACCGCCGAAGGGGTGCTCGGCGAGCGGCAGGAACTCGACGTGGGTGAAGCCCGTGGCCTCGAGGTGCTCGATGAGCGCGTCGGCCATCTCGCGGTACGAGAGGCCGGGGCGCCACGAGCCGAAGTGCAGCTCGTAGATCGACATCGGGGCGTCGTGCGGGTCGCGCGCGGCGCGCGAGCGCATCCAGTCGTCGTCGCTCCACGCGAACCGGCTGCGGCCGATCTTCGACGCCGTCGCGGGCGGCACCTCCGTGTAGCGGGCCATCGGGTCGGCCCGGCTGACCCAGCCCTCGTCGGTGAGGATCTCGTACTTGTACGCGTGGTGCTCGAGGTCGCCGGGCACGAAGAGCTCCCACACCCCGCTCGAGCCCATCGTGCGCATCGGGTGGGCGCGGCCCACCCAGTCGTTGAAGTCGCCGACGATGCGCACCGCGTGCGCGTTGGGCGCCCAGACGGCGAAGGCGACGCCCGCGACGCCCTCGTGCTCGCGCAGCCGCGAGCCGAGCACCTTCCAGACCTCCTCGTGGCGGCCCTCCCGCCACAGGTGCAGGTCGAGCTCGCCGAGGGTCGGCGTGAAGCGGTAGGGGTCGTCGGCCTCGACCACGGTGCCGTCGTCGTACTCGGTGCGCAGGCGGTAGGGGCCCACGGGCCCATCGAGGCGCGCCTCCCACAGCCCGTGCCCGACGTGCGCCATCGCGGCCTCGGTCGCGCCGAGGACCGTGACGGCCCGCGCGAGGTGGCGCGTCGCGCGCACGACGTGGCCGTCGCCGTCCTGGTGGGCGCCCAGCGTGTCGTGCGGCTGCGGGTCGGCGCCGCCGGTCAGCCGCTGGATCGCGTGCTCGTCGAGGATCATGCGCGCGCCTTCCGGACGTGGATGATGTGGGCCGGCTCGACGAACGCGTCGAGGCGGACGAAGTCGTGGTCGCTCCAGGTCCAGGTCTGGCCCGTGATGAGGTCGTGCGCCTCGAACTGCTCGCCCGGCTGCAGGCCCAGCTTCGTCAGGTCGAGGTGCACGGTGGTCTCGCGCACCGAGTGCGGGTCGACGTTCGCGACGACGAGGATGACGTCATCCTCGCCGCTCTCGGTGAAGCGCCCCTCGACGCGCTTCGAGTAGACGAGCACGCTGTCGTCGTCCGACCAGTGCACGTCGAGCGCCCACAGCTGCCGGATCGCGGGGTGCGCCGCGCGGATCTCGTTGAGCTTCGCGATGTACGGGGCGATCGTCGTGCCGTTGCGGGCGGCCTTCGCCCAGTCGCGCGCCTTGTACTCGTACTTCTCGTTGTCGATGGCCTCCTCGGCACCGGGCCGCGCGACGTCCTCGATGAGCTCGTAGCCCGCGTACATGCCCCACGTCGGCACCGCGGTGGCCGCGATCGCGGCGCGCACCTTGAAGGCGGGCACCCCGCCGAACTGCAGGTACTCGGTGAGGATGTCGGGCGTGTTCACCCAGAACGCGGGCTTGAACCACGCCGCCTGCGGCCCGGTGACCTCGCGCAGGTACTCCTCGAGCTCGGCCTTCGTGTTGCGCCACGCGAAGTACGTGTAGGACTGCTGGAAGCCGACCTTGCCGAGCGCCTGCATCATCGCCGGGCGCGTGAACGCCTCGGCGAGGAAGACGATGTCCCCGTGGCGGGCGTTCGTCTCGCGGATGACGAGCTCCCAGAACCACAGCGGCTTCGTGTGCGGGTTGTCGACGCGGAAGATGCGCACGCCGCAGCCGATCCACTGGTCGAGGATCCGCCGCACCTCGGCGACGATGCCCTCGGGGTCGTTGTCGAAGTTGACGGGGTAGATGTCCTGGTACTTCTTCGGCGGGTTCTCGGCGAAGGCGATCGTGCCGTCGGGGAGCGTCGTGAACCACTCGGGGTGCTCGCGCACCCAGGGGTGGTCGGGCGCGGCCTGCAGCGCGAGGTCCATCGCCACCTCGAGGCCGAGGTCGGCCGCGGCGCCGACGAACGCGCGGAAGTCGTCGACCGTGCCGAGGTCGGGGTGGATCGTGTCGTGCCCGCCGTCCTTGGAGCCGATCGCCCACGGGCTGCCGGGGTCGCCGGGCTGCGGCGTGAGGGTGTTGTTCGGGCCCTTGCGGTTGACCTCGCCGATGGGGTGCACGGGCGGCAGGTAGACGACGTCGAACCCCATCTCCTTGACCGCGGGCAGGCGCTGCGCCGCCGTGCGGAAGGTGCCGGAGGTCCACGTGCCGTCGGGGTTCCGCACCGCCCCCTCGGAGCGCGGGAAGAGCTCGTACCAGGCGCCGACGGCCGCGCGCGTGCGCTCGACGCGCAGCCGCAGCGTCTCGGAGGCCGTGACGAGCGAGCGCGGCCTGCGGCGCTCCATGGCGTCGAGCACGTCGGGCGCGTTCACCGCGGCCCAGCGCTCGAGCACGGGATGCGTGCGGTCGGCGAGGCGGTCGGCCGCGGCGCGCAGCACCTCGGCGTCGCGCACGGCGGCCCCGTCGGCCAGGGGCGCGGCCGCGGGCCGTGCCGCGGTGGCGGCGCTCGCTGCGGGCTTGGGCGCGCCCTGGCGCTGCCCGCTCGCGCGCAGGCCGAGCCGCGGAGCGGCCGCCGGCGCTGCCGCTGCGGCTGCGGTAGGCTGCGGGCGCCGCGGGCGCCGCCTCGTCGGCGGCGCGGCGCAGCAGCTGCGCGCCGATCGTCGCCATGAGCTCGGCGTCGATGTCCGCGGCGATCTTGATCTCGGCGTTGTGGTGCCAGGTCGCCCACTCGTCGGCCCACGCCTCGACGTGCCACGACCACACGCCCTGCTCGTCGACGCGCGCGAGCGCGCGGTGCCGGTCGAGGCCGTCGCCGAGCGGCAGCATCGGGTGGCGCTGCTCGTGGCCGGCGGGGGAGCGCAGCACGAGGGTCACGCCGATGCGGTCGTGGCCCTCGCGGAACGCCGCGGCCTCGAAGGGCACGACGTCGCCGACCACCGCCTTCGCCGGGAACCGGTCGCCCGGCTGCTGCGGGGACAGGTCGAGCACGGGGATCCGGCCGGACAGGACATCCATCTGCTTCGCCACGATCCGACCCTAGCGAGCGCGCCTGCATGCGGACACCAGCCGCCACTAGGCTCTGGCGCGTGAGAGCGATCCGCAAGTTCACCGTCCGCACGTCCCTCCCCGCCCGCCTCGCGAGGCTCGACGCGCTCGCGTCGAACCTGCGGTGGTCGTGGCACGAGCCCACGCGCGAGCTCTTCCGCGAGATCTCGCTCGAGGGCTGGCGCGCCACGGGGCACGACCCCGTGCAGCTGCTCGGCTGGGTCGGCTCCGAGCGCCTCGAGGCGCTCGCCGCCGACGAGGCCTTCGTCGCGCGCGTCGACGCCCTCGCCGACGACCTCGACGACTACCTGTCGCAGGCGCGGTGGTACCAGTCGCTCGAGGGCGCGCCGGAGTCGATCGCGTACTTCTCGCCGGAGTTCGGCATCACGAGCGCCCTGCCGCAGTACTCGGGCGGCCTCGGCATCCTCGCGGGCGACCACCTCAAGGCCGCGAGCGACCTCGGCGTGCCGATCGTCGGCGTCGGGCTCTTCTACCAGGCGGGCTACTTCCGCCAGGCGATCAGCCGCGAGGGATGGCAGCAGGAGTCCTACCCCGTGCTCGACCCCGACGGGCTGCCGCTCACGATCCTCCGCGAGGCCGACGGCCGCCACGCGACCGTCGCGCTCGCGCTGCCGGGCGGGCGCACCCTGCACGCGCGCATCTGGCAGGCGACGGTCGGGCGCGTGCCGCTGCTGCTGCTCGACACGAACATCCACGAGAACGCCGACGAGCTGCGGCTCGTCGCCGACCGCCTCTACGGCGGCGCGGGCGAGCAGCGGCTCGAGCAGGAGCTGCTGCTCGGCATCGGCGGCGTCCGCGCGCTCGCGGTCTGGGCGCGCCTCACGGGCGCCGCAGCGCCGACCGTCTTCCACTCGAACGAGGGCCACGCCGGCTTCCTGGGCCTCGAGCGCATCTCGCAGCTCGTGCAGCAGGGGCTCGCGTTCGACGAGGCGCTGCGGGTCGTGCGCGCGGGCACGGTCTTCACGACCCACACGCCGGTGCCCGCGGGCATCGACCGCTTCGACGCGGGCCTCGTGCGTCGCCACCTCACCGAGGAGCTGCTGCCTGGCGTCGACGTCGAGCGCGCCCTCGCGCTCGGGGCCGAGGAGGATCCGGGCATCTTCAACATGGCGCAGCTGGGGTTCTCGATCGCGCAGCGCGCGAACGGCGTCTCGAAGCTCCACGGCGCGGTCAGCCGCTCGATGTTCCAGGACCGGTGGCCCGGCTTCGACGCCGAGGAGGTGCCGATCACGTCGGTGACGAACGGCGTGCACGCCCCCACCTGGACCTCGCCCATCCTCAAGCACCTCGCCGAGCGCGAGCTCGGCACGCAGGACACGACGCGCTGCGACTGGGCCTCGGAGACGGTCTCGGACGAGACCATCTGGGCCGCGCGCCGCGAGATGAAGCAGCACCTCGTCGACGAGGCGCGCGAGCGCACGCGCCGCAAGCACGAGCGCAACGAGGGCGCCGCGCCCGCGTGGATCGACGAGCTGCTCGACCCGGAGGCGCTCACGATCGGCTTCGCGCGCCGCGTGCCCACCTACAAGCGCCTCACGCTCATGCTCCACGACCGCGAGCGGCTGCGGGCGATCCTCACGAACCCGGAGCGCCCGGTGCAGCTCGTCGTCGCCGGCAAGTCGCACCCCGCCGACGAGGCGGGCAAGGCGCTCATCCAGGAGCTCGTGCGCTTCTCGCAGGAGCCCGCGGTGCGCGGCAGGATCGTCTTCCTCGAGAACTACGACATCAGCATGGCGAAGACGCTCTACCCCGGCTGCGACGTCTGGCTCAACAACCCGCTGCGCCCGCTCGAGGCTTGCGGCACGAGCGGCATGAAGGCGGCGCTCAACGGCTCGCTCAACCTGTCGATCCTCGACGGCTGGTGGGAGGAGTACTTCGACGGCCAGAACGGCTGGGCGATCCCCTCGGCGCACGAGCAGATGGACGCCGCCGAGCGCGACGCGTTCGAGGCGAACGCGCTCTACGA
This genomic interval carries:
- a CDS encoding tetratricopeptide repeat protein, whose protein sequence is MTAEQQLPSMGGAVDLSALAARHAQPAQPQQQSAEGGAQGAPGVIVDIADAEFGAVVELSNQVPVIVDIWAEWCGPCTQLSPMLERLVAGYEGRLVLAKIDADANPQLVQAFQAQSIPTVAAVIGGRPVPLFTEAIPEEQVRDVLEQVLAFAEQQGVTGRVPVEGAAAPAEPEPDPVPPLHQEAYDALEAGDLPTAIAAFEKAIAQNPRDAEAIAGLAQVRLLERLQGKGADEVRAAAGGAPDDVAAQMLVADLDLSGGHVEDAFLRLLDLMATLAGDAKQDVRLRLLDHFEIVGLDDPRVAAARRRLTTLLY
- the glgB gene encoding 1,4-alpha-glucan branching protein GlgB, with amino-acid sequence MILDEHAIQRLTGGADPQPHDTLGAHQDGDGHVVRATRHLARAVTVLGATEAAMAHVGHGLWEARLDGPVGPYRLRTEYDDGTVVEADDPYRFTPTLGELDLHLWREGRHEEVWKVLGSRLREHEGVAGVAFAVWAPNAHAVRIVGDFNDWVGRAHPMRTMGSSGVWELFVPGDLEHHAYKYEILTDEGWVSRADPMARYTEVPPATASKIGRSRFAWSDDDWMRSRAARDPHDAPMSIYELHFGSWRPGLSYREMADALIEHLEATGFTHVEFLPLAEHPFGGSWGYQVTGYYAPTSRFGHPDDLRYLIDRLHRAGYGVLVDWVPGHFPKDEWALARFDGRALYEHPDPRRGDQPDWGTHVFDFGRPEVKNFLVANAVYWMEEFHVDGLRVDAVASMLYLDYSRKDGEWLPNVHGGREHLEAIALLQETNATVYRRHPGVVMIAEESTSWPGVTRPTDADGLGFGMKWNMGWMHDTLQYMAVDPMYRSHHHHDITFSFLYAFSEQFVLPISHDEVVHGKGSLLGKMPGDQWQKLASVRAYLTFMWAHPGKQLLFMGQEFGQPSEWSEARGLDWWILDQPMHRGLMGLVAQLNRVYRDHEALWQRDNEPGGFEWIDGGNSSDNLIAFLRWGEGEDPIAAVVNFSGRPIEGYRLGLPFAGEWEELVNSDATEFGGSGMGNLGSVRASDEAWNGRPASATITVPPLAGLLLRPKR
- a CDS encoding alpha-1,4-glucan--maltose-1-phosphate maltosyltransferase produces the protein MRDAEVLRAAADRLADRTHPVLERWAAVNAPDVLDAMERRRPRSLVTASETLRLRVERTRAAVGAWYELFPRSEGAVRNPDGTWTSGTFRTAAQRLPAVKEMGFDVVYLPPVHPIGEVNRKGPNNTLTPQPGDPGSPWAIGSKDGGHDTIHPDLGTVDDFRAFVGAAADLGLEVAMDLALQAAPDHPWVREHPEWFTTLPDGTIAFAENPPKKYQDIYPVNFDNDPEGIVAEVRRILDQWIGCGVRIFRVDNPHTKPLWFWELVIRETNARHGDIVFLAEAFTRPAMMQALGKVGFQQSYTYFAWRNTKAELEEYLREVTGPQAAWFKPAFWVNTPDILTEYLQFGGVPAFKVRAAIAATAVPTWGMYAGYELIEDVARPGAEEAIDNEKYEYKARDWAKAARNGTTIAPYIAKLNEIRAAHPAIRQLWALDVHWSDDDSVLVYSKRVEGRFTESGEDDVILVVANVDPHSVRETTVHLDLTKLGLQPGEQFEAHDLITGQTWTWSDHDFVRLDAFVEPAHIIHVRKARA
- the glgP gene encoding alpha-glucan family phosphorylase, whose product is MRAIRKFTVRTSLPARLARLDALASNLRWSWHEPTRELFREISLEGWRATGHDPVQLLGWVGSERLEALAADEAFVARVDALADDLDDYLSQARWYQSLEGAPESIAYFSPEFGITSALPQYSGGLGILAGDHLKAASDLGVPIVGVGLFYQAGYFRQAISREGWQQESYPVLDPDGLPLTILREADGRHATVALALPGGRTLHARIWQATVGRVPLLLLDTNIHENADELRLVADRLYGGAGEQRLEQELLLGIGGVRALAVWARLTGAAAPTVFHSNEGHAGFLGLERISQLVQQGLAFDEALRVVRAGTVFTTHTPVPAGIDRFDAGLVRRHLTEELLPGVDVERALALGAEEDPGIFNMAQLGFSIAQRANGVSKLHGAVSRSMFQDRWPGFDAEEVPITSVTNGVHAPTWTSPILKHLAERELGTQDTTRCDWASETVSDETIWAARREMKQHLVDEARERTRRKHERNEGAAPAWIDELLDPEALTIGFARRVPTYKRLTLMLHDRERLRAILTNPERPVQLVVAGKSHPADEAGKALIQELVRFSQEPAVRGRIVFLENYDISMAKTLYPGCDVWLNNPLRPLEACGTSGMKAALNGSLNLSILDGWWEEYFDGQNGWAIPSAHEQMDAAERDAFEANALYDLIERQVAPRFYERDHRGLPTAWIASIRHTLGTLSPALSAERMLAEYVTRLYAPAAAAVAVASADGAAAAKGFAAWASRVRDGFGAVEVHHVEVEGVDRSPVVGDDVRVRAFVGLGALRPEDVTVEVVAGAITEEGELRGARHHELLPAGAEEGTHAFEATIAMDRAGTFGYTVRVVPRHAMLASPAELGLVAHARA